One stretch of Prunus persica cultivar Lovell chromosome G1, Prunus_persica_NCBIv2, whole genome shotgun sequence DNA includes these proteins:
- the LOC18790900 gene encoding serine/threonine-protein kinase STY8: protein MALAPKIDVKSLDEKLENLYRLYSIKKKKELHDEESNQVINMRAMAAKEAPQEEWQMIIREKLVVKQVFARGGFGSVHKGIYDGQEVAVKVMEWGEDGRTKSEIASLKKDFRQEVSIWHKLDHPNITKYIGATTDIDSASVITEYLPGGTLKAFLIQHRKKKLPLKTVNRLAVDLAKGLSFLHSKNIVHRDVKTENVLLDKDGRVKIADFGVARLEASNLAEMTGYTGTPGYMAPEVLECKPYNRKCDVYSFGICLWEMYCCDMPYPNITFSELTSAVVYKNLRPEIPKQCPSSLAKVMKQCWDGEPKRRPEMEEVVSMLEAINTSNSAPSGCFSFFGSRR, encoded by the exons ATGGCATTGGCACCCAAGATTGACGTGAAAAGTTTGGACGAAAAGTTAGAGAATCTCTACCGACTGTACTCtatcaagaagaagaaagagttgCATGACGAAGAAAGCAACCAAGTCATCAACATGAGAGCCATGGCGGCCAAAGAAGCTCCTCAAGAAGAATGGCAAATGATCATTCGAGAGAAACTTGTCGTGAAACAAGTTTTTGCCCGTGGAGGCTTCGGGTCTGTGCATAAAGGCATCTATGATGGACAAGAAGTTGCAG TCAAAGTGATGGAGTGGGGAGAAGACGGCcgaacaaaatctgaaatagCTTCTTTGAAGAAAGATTTTAGGCAGGAGGTTTCTATTTGGCATAAGCTTGATCATCCTAACATTACTAAG TATATTGGAGCCACAACGGATATCGACTCTGCCTCTGTTATTACTGAGTATCTTCCTGGAGGAACCCTAAAAGCCTTCCTCATCCAACACCGGAAAAAAAAGTTGCCTCTCAAGACAGTTAACCGACTGGCCGTTGATCTTGCTAAAGG ATTGAGTTTTTTGCACTCCAAGAACATTGTTCATAGAGACGTGAAAACGGAAAATGTGCTTCTTGATAAGGATGGTAGGGTGAAGATAGCAGACTTTGGAGTTGCTCGTCTGGAGGCTTCAAATTTAGCAGAGATGACAGGCTACACGGGAACCCCCGGATACATGGCCCCTGAG GTCCTGGAATGTAAACCCTACAACAGGAAATGCGACGTTTATAGCTTCGGGATTTGCTTGTGGGAGATGTATTGCTGCGATATGCCCTACCCTAACATCACGTTCTCCGAATTGACTTCGGCTGTTGTTTATAAA AATTTGAGGCCAGAGATACCCAAGCAATGCCCAAGCTCTCTAGCCAAAGTGATGAAACAGTGCTGGGATGGAGAACCCAAGAGAAGGCCAGAAATGGAGGAGGTTGTTTCCATGCTAGAGGCAATTAACACGTCAAACAGTGCTCCTTCGGGTTGCTTCAGCTTCTTCGGCTCAAGACGCTAA